TCCCGGGGGAGAGAGAGGCCTCATCAGGGCTCTTGATGATCTTGAGATCGAGGGAGCTCTTGCAGAGGCTCAGGGCGTCTCGAACCACAGGGAGGTCTCCTATCATGACCGGCAGACACCCCCGGACATGGGGAGACGACAGGGCCTTGACAAGGACTTCAGCCCCTATGCCGGCGGGGTCTCCAAGGGTCAGGGCGATCTTCTTCATCGCCAGAGTATTCTCATGCTATCCAGCTTTGCCTCTGCAATCGGGCATGTCACCGCAGCCTGCTGAAGGCCTTGTACAGACCTTCCACAAGGTCGGCCATCCTCCGGTAGTCGAGGGTGTCCGGAGTGTCTCCCGGGCCGTGGTAGTTCGGATTCCGGTAAAAGGCGGTGTCGGTAACCATGCACGCTGGATAGCCGAATTTCCAGAAACTGCGATGGTCGGAAAAATCCACGCCGGGGATACAAGAGACTGCGTTCAGAGACTCCACGGGCAATGAAGAGACAGCGCGGAAAGAATCCCTGATCCTCTTCGTGAAGGCCCTTGACGAGATGTTTCCGACGAAGGCGATGAAGTTGCCTCTGTCTGGATAGAACCATTTGAAGAGGGAGGCTGGATAGAATTGGGACCCTTCGTCATCAGAGAAGTATCCAAGCATCTCAAGGGCGATCATGCCGTAAACCTTTACGCCCTCTTTCCTGAGCCCCTCTGCATAGACGTAGCTCCCCATCCTCGAGGTCATGAAGAAAGGAGGTTCCTCGAGGGTAAAGGCCACAAGCCGGACCGTTTTCCCGAGGGGCCTCAGGGCGATCTGTCTCGCCAATTCAAGAAGAGACGAAACACCGCTCGCATTGTCATCGGCTCCGGGGGTTCCGATGACGGTATCATAATGAGCGCCGACAACGAGTATCCCGCCACCGTCGTCACGTTCTCCCGGCACCTCGGCGGTGATGTTGTAGTAGGCGTTGCCATCATAGGTGAAGGGCTGCCTCCCTGTGGGGCATCCCCTCGAACTGAATCCGTCCTCTATATAGTCGGCGGCAGCATTGAGCCGGTTGAGATCAAGGTAGCTCCTCTGTCCGATCTCTTCGGAGAGATATCTTACTGCCTCCATAAGGCTGGATGGGGTATCTTCTCTTTTTATTTCTGATCCCTTTCAGTCGGCTGCGAGATCGGCCTCGATGTCAAGGGTAATCTCCACGTTCTCACCCGCGACTTCTCCCTTTTCCATCGGTTCATGCCATGCCACCGTGTAATCGTAACGATTGAGGGAAGTTGTTGCACTGAAGCCGATCGTTGTTTCCCCTCCGAAGGGGCTCGTAACAGGACCGAAATATTCCACCTCAAGGGTTACCGCACGGGTAGTTCCGCGAATGGTCAGATCCCCTGCCACTCTGCAACGATTGCCGCCTAAGGCTTCTGCACGGGTGCTCCTGAAAATGATCTTCGGATATCTTTCGAGGTCAAGAAAGTCGGGGCTGAAGAGATGCTCGTCACGCTTCCTGATGCCTGTCGTGAGGCTTGCGACGTCTATCTCGACCTCGACGGATACATGAGACATCTCAGGAGGGTCGAACTGAATTGCGCCGCTTATCTTGGTGAAGAGACCGCGGACGTTCGTGATCATCATGTGTTTCACTGAAAAGGCAACGACGGAGTGATCGGGGTCTATCATCCAGCGGGCCATAGGCCACCTCCCGGGTATGCTGATTTTGGCGCAAAGGGTATTATGTAAGTATAGTATAGCATTCTGAAAAGGGAAGACAATGGTGAAAAAGGATGTTACCATAATCGGCGCAGGCGCGGCAGGGCTTATGTGCGCCATCGCAGCGGGGAGGCGCGGACGGTCGGTAGTTGTCCTGGACCACGGAGAGAGGATAGGGAACAAGATACGAGTTTCCGGAGGGGGACGCTGCAATTTTACCAATGCGAATATCAGCCATGAAAACTATTTGTCCTGTAATCCTCACTTTTGCAAATCGGCGCTCTCACGGTTCACCCCACACGATATTATCGAGATGCTCAGGAGGCATAATTTCGGATACCATGAAAGGGAGAAGGGAAGGCTCTTCTGCAAGGGCAGCTCGC
The Thermodesulfovibrionales bacterium genome window above contains:
- a CDS encoding M28 family peptidase yields the protein MEAVRYLSEEIGQRSYLDLNRLNAAADYIEDGFSSRGCPTGRQPFTYDGNAYYNITAEVPGERDDGGGILVVGAHYDTVIGTPGADDNASGVSSLLELARQIALRPLGKTVRLVAFTLEEPPFFMTSRMGSYVYAEGLRKEGVKVYGMIALEMLGYFSDDEGSQFYPASLFKWFYPDRGNFIAFVGNISSRAFTKRIRDSFRAVSSLPVESLNAVSCIPGVDFSDHRSFWKFGYPACMVTDTAFYRNPNYHGPGDTPDTLDYRRMADLVEGLYKAFSRLR
- a CDS encoding YceI family protein; translation: MARWMIDPDHSVVAFSVKHMMITNVRGLFTKISGAIQFDPPEMSHVSVEVEIDVASLTTGIRKRDEHLFSPDFLDLERYPKIIFRSTRAEALGGNRCRVAGDLTIRGTTRAVTLEVEYFGPVTSPFGGETTIGFSATTSLNRYDYTVAWHEPMEKGEVAGENVEITLDIEADLAAD